The nucleotide sequence ATGGGCGCGCGCAGCTCGAAGAGGCCGTGGGCCGCGGCGGTGGGGGCGAGGGCGTCGACGGCGGCTTCGAGCTCGTCGCGCACGGTGAGCTCCACCTGCTCGCCGATGGCGCCGACCACGAAGCGTCCCGTCTCCCAGTCGGTCTCCACCAAGTCGACCAGGTAGGAGTGGTCGCCGACGATCAGCGACAGCACCTGGTCGCGCTCCACCACCGTCTGCTCCACGAGGCGCTCCACGCCGTCCACGGTGATGGACCAGCGCTCGCCCTGGGGGGCGATCGAAACGTCGTGGGTCTGCTCGCCGAGGCGGACGACGTAGCGCGTGGCGCTCATGACTGGCTCCTTCGCATCACGGCCTCGCGGCGCGCGGTCTGCCGCCAGCGGCTGGGCAGGCAGTCCGAGGCCGCGGCCTGGTCGAAGTTGAGGCGGCGGCCGTGCAGGTGCGCGGCCAGCACGGCGGCGAGGACGGCCACGTCGGGCACCCGCGGGTCGTGGCGGATCTCGGTGGGGTCGAAGCGCTCGTCGATGAAGTGCGTGTCGCAGTCGCCCGCGGCGAAGGCCTCCTGCCCCAGCAGCCACTGGTGGAAGGGGATGTTCGTCTTGATGCCCGCGATGGCGTACTCCTGGAAGGCCTGGCGCGCGCGGCGGATGACGTCGGTGCGGTCCGCGCCGTAGACCACCAGCTTGCTCAGCAGGGGGTCGTAGTAGACGGGCACCTCGTACTTCTCGTAGATGCCGCTGTCGTGGCGCAGGCCGGGGCCCGCCGGCAGGCGCAGGCGCTGGATCTTGCCCGTGGAGGGCAGGAAGCCGCGCTCGGGGTCCTCGGCGTAGATGCGGAACTCCATGGCCCAGCCGCGCCGGCTCACCTGCTCCTGCGTCAGCGGCAGGCGTTCGCCGGCCGCCACCTGAAGCTGCATCTCCACGAGGTCGAGGCCGGTGACCAGCTCGGTGACCGGGTGCTCCACCTGGAGGCGCGTGTTCATCTCGAGGAAGTAGAAGTTGCGCGCCGCGTCGACGATGCACTCCACCGTCCCCGCGCCCACGTAGTCCACGGCGCGCGCGGCCTGCACGGCCATCGCGCCCATGGCCTCGCGCATCTCCGGCGTGACGAAGGGGCTCGGGCTCTCCTCGACCACCTTCTGGTGCCGCCGCTGGATCGAGCACTCGCGCTCGCCCAGGTGGATGCAGCCGCCGTGCTGGTCGGCCATCACCTGGATCTCGATGTGACGCGGCTTCTCGATGTACTTCTCCACGAAGACGGCGTCGTCGGCGAAGGCCTTGCCCGCCTCCTCGCGCGTGGCGCGCAGCGCGCCCGCCAGCTGCGCCGGATCGCGGACCACGCGCATGCCCTTGCCGCCGCCGCCGGCCGCGGCCTTGAGCATGACGGGGTAGCCCATCTCGCCGGCCAGGCGCGCGGCCTCGGCCGGGTCGGTGACGGCGCCGTCGCTGCCGGGGATCACGCGCACGCCGGCCTCCAGCATGAGGGCGCGGGCGCGCAGCTTGTTGCCCATGGCGGCCATGGCCGCCGGCGGCGGACCGATGAAGGCGATGCCCGCGTCGGCGAGCGCCGTGGCGAAGTCCGGGTTCTCGGAGAGGAAGCCGTAGCCGGGGTGCACGGCGTCCGCGCCGGCGCGGCGGGCCGCGTCCACCAGCTTGTCGATGCGCAGGTAGCTCTCGGCGCTGGTCACGCCGCCGAGCGGCAGGGCCTGCTCGGCGTAGAAGACGTGGGGGGCCTGGCGGTCCACGTCGCTGTAGACGGCCACCGACTCCACGCCCAGCTTGCGCAGCGTGCGCATCACGCGCAGCGCGATCTCGCCACGGTTGGCCACGAGCACCTTGCGGAAGGGTGGGGTCATCGCGCGCTCCGATC is from Candidatus Latescibacterota bacterium and encodes:
- a CDS encoding acetyl-CoA carboxylase biotin carboxyl carrier protein subunit → MSATRYVVRLGEQTHDVSIAPQGERWSITVDGVERLVEQTVVERDQVLSLIVGDHSYLVDLVETDWETGRFVVGAIGEQVELTVRDELEAAVDALAPTAAAHGLFELRAPMPGIVLRALAAPGERVTRGQGLLVLEAMKMQNELASELDGVVQEILVKDGQLVETNALLARVTRDGEDA
- a CDS encoding acetyl-CoA carboxylase biotin carboxylase subunit, whose product is MTPPFRKVLVANRGEIALRVMRTLRKLGVESVAVYSDVDRQAPHVFYAEQALPLGGVTSAESYLRIDKLVDAARRAGADAVHPGYGFLSENPDFATALADAGIAFIGPPPAAMAAMGNKLRARALMLEAGVRVIPGSDGAVTDPAEAARLAGEMGYPVMLKAAAGGGGKGMRVVRDPAQLAGALRATREEAGKAFADDAVFVEKYIEKPRHIEIQVMADQHGGCIHLGERECSIQRRHQKVVEESPSPFVTPEMREAMGAMAVQAARAVDYVGAGTVECIVDAARNFYFLEMNTRLQVEHPVTELVTGLDLVEMQLQVAAGERLPLTQEQVSRRGWAMEFRIYAEDPERGFLPSTGKIQRLRLPAGPGLRHDSGIYEKYEVPVYYDPLLSKLVVYGADRTDVIRRARQAFQEYAIAGIKTNIPFHQWLLGQEAFAAGDCDTHFIDERFDPTEIRHDPRVPDVAVLAAVLAAHLHGRRLNFDQAAASDCLPSRWRQTARREAVMRRSQS